A single region of the Streptomyces sp. NBC_01803 genome encodes:
- the purB gene encoding adenylosuccinate lyase: MTDKPRIPNVLAGRYASVQLATLWSPEYKVVLERRLWLAVLRALADLGVPVPPGAVADYERVLERVDLASIAERERVTRHDVKARIEEFNALAGHEQVHKGMTSRDLTENVEQLQIRLSLELVRDRAVAVLARLGRLAGEYAELVIAGRSHNVPAQATTLGKRFATAADELLVALGRVEELLARYPLRGVKGPVGTSQDMLDLLGGDEARLAELEGRIAGHLGFGQAFTSVGQVYPRSLDYEVVTALVQLAAAPSSLAKTIRLMAGQELVTEGFQPGQVGSSAMPHKMNTRSCERVNGLAVVLRGYASMTGELAGDQWNEGDVSCSVVRRVALPDAFFALDGLTETFLTVLDEFGAFPAVVARELDRYLPFLATTKVLMAAVRAGVGRETAHEAIKEHAVASALRMREGSERNELLDRLAADERIPLDRAGLDALMADRLSFTGAAAGQVAAVLARVEEVVKRYPEAAAYTPGSIL, encoded by the coding sequence GTGACTGACAAGCCGCGCATTCCGAACGTTCTGGCCGGTCGCTACGCGTCCGTGCAGCTGGCGACCCTGTGGTCCCCCGAGTACAAGGTGGTGCTGGAGCGCCGGCTGTGGCTGGCGGTGCTCCGGGCCCTGGCGGATCTGGGGGTGCCGGTGCCGCCCGGGGCCGTCGCCGACTACGAGCGGGTCCTGGAGCGGGTGGACCTGGCGTCGATCGCGGAGCGCGAGCGGGTCACGCGGCACGATGTGAAGGCGCGGATCGAGGAGTTCAACGCGCTGGCCGGGCACGAGCAGGTCCACAAGGGCATGACGTCGCGGGATCTGACGGAGAACGTCGAGCAGCTGCAGATCCGGCTCTCCCTGGAGCTGGTGCGGGACCGCGCGGTGGCGGTGCTGGCGCGGCTGGGGCGGCTGGCCGGCGAGTACGCGGAGCTGGTGATAGCGGGCCGGTCGCACAACGTCCCGGCACAGGCGACGACGCTGGGGAAGCGTTTCGCCACGGCCGCCGACGAGCTGCTGGTCGCGCTCGGCCGGGTCGAGGAGCTGCTGGCGCGTTATCCGCTGCGCGGGGTGAAGGGACCGGTCGGCACCTCGCAGGACATGCTCGATCTGCTGGGCGGCGACGAGGCGCGGCTGGCGGAGCTGGAGGGGCGGATCGCCGGGCACCTCGGCTTCGGGCAGGCGTTCACCTCGGTGGGTCAGGTCTATCCGCGCTCGCTGGACTACGAGGTGGTGACGGCCCTGGTGCAGCTCGCGGCGGCGCCGTCGTCGCTGGCGAAGACGATCCGGCTGATGGCCGGGCAGGAGCTGGTGACGGAGGGGTTCCAGCCGGGGCAGGTCGGCTCGTCCGCGATGCCGCACAAGATGAACACCCGGTCGTGCGAGCGGGTCAACGGGCTGGCCGTGGTGCTGCGCGGGTACGCGTCCATGACCGGCGAGCTGGCGGGCGACCAGTGGAACGAGGGCGACGTGTCCTGTTCCGTGGTGCGGCGAGTGGCGCTGCCGGACGCCTTCTTCGCGCTGGACGGGCTGACCGAGACGTTCCTGACGGTGCTGGACGAGTTCGGCGCGTTCCCGGCGGTGGTGGCGCGCGAGCTGGACCGCTATCTGCCGTTCCTGGCGACGACGAAGGTGCTGATGGCCGCCGTGCGGGCGGGCGTCGGCCGGGAGACCGCGCACGAGGCGATCAAGGAGCACGCGGTGGCCTCGGCGCTGCGGATGCGGGAGGGCTCGGAACGCAACGAGCTGCTGGACCGGCTGGCGGCCGACGAGCGGATTCCGCTGGACCGGGCCGGTCTGGACGCGCTGATGGCCGACCGGCTGTCGTTCACCGGGGCCGCGGCCGGGCAGGTGGCGGCCGTGCTGGCCCGGGTCGAGGAGGTCGTCAAACGCTATCCGGAGGCGGCGGCGTACACTCCCGGATCGATCCTCTGA